CCATGCCACTGTTGGCAGGAGCTGGAGCCTCCTCTGCTTTCACCCCAGCCTTCTCCACGGGCCTCACTGGTGACTGGACTGTTACCTGGCACATATCAGGGAACAGTGAGCAAGGACCTGTCCCTTGTCACTTCAATGCTTGAACATTTAGGTGTAGGAAGTCACTATGGATCCTTGAAGCCTTGAAGATAGCCAGAGTCCCCTGGTCTGTCCTCTGTGACAAGGGACAAGAGTCTTCATGGCTGAGCTCTGAACAGCATAGCAGACACTTTTTGTGCCTCTGGGTCTTTCGTGTTGCTTTGGGCTGTGTCCAAGAGCAGGTGGCCCCAGGTACGGTGGTCCAAGAGGCTGGtaagaaatccaggaaacagGAAGGTGGGCTGGGGAAGCCATGAAAGAGGTTTGACTTTGGGCCTTCTTCTCCCAATTTGAGGATGTCCTGGTGGCTGCGTCCCCTTGTCCAGGGGAACTCAGGGCTCATCCATTGTATGGTcaaggtttggtaaagatctgcCCAGGGCACAGTTCCTGTAGCCCCAATAGCAAGGCCAGGGAGGCCCTAAGGGACCGGGAAGAGCATAGACCATGCTCACCCTCAGTTGTGGGTGACTCAGAGAGTCCCTTTCACCACAGTGGGGAGCACCCTGGTGTCCTCCGGGAAGAGAAGCTGTGTCTGTGCTGTCTCCATCAGCTTCTTGCTTCTTCCTGTGCTCCGTCCATCCTCTCTGACTTCATCCTCCAGCTCCCACCACTGACCTCCCCTCCCAGGAGCAGCTAGGAGGGCTACACCCTTCCTTCCCTGAAGGACACACGGCAGACTTGTCAACTCCCAACTCCCAGAGGCAtatgaggaggaaggaagggtcaGGCCTCCTCAAGGAGGTCTGGGGTCAATCCCAGAGTCTCCTGTGTCGAAGCCATGTGACCTGGGACAATATTGACTTTCCCTATCTGATGGTGCACTTGACAAACACAGAGCTTTGTTCAAGGCCACCTTGGCTCCACCAGTGATGGGCCCGAGCTGGTGGCCACGCTCAGGGCAGACAGCTTTGGCTTCCAAGAAAGCCTCACCCAGAGATGCCGGAGATGTGGTCTCTCAGGTGAGTGAAATGTGGCTGAGGTGAGCCCTTGGCTTCCTCCCTTCCCAAGAGTATGGTGGTGTCCCTGGATTCCCTTGGGTTTCTTTAGTAAGTGAGCAAGGCCTTCTGGGACACTCCTGAAACCCCTGAGGAGCAAATGTCCGCTGTAATGCCTGGTTAGGCCTGGCTCCCAATTTCTAGATCTGTACTCACATTAGGAGCCATAGAAAAGCAAACCCACGAGTGTTTCAAGAATGCCGTCCCGAGCGTGCTGGGCTGGGTGGCCTGGCACTGAGAGTGGGGACAACCTCAGTCAGTTCCAGGGCTgcaccagagaggcagagggtgggCCCAGCGACCTTACATACCTCTAGCACACTTCCGGGCTAGTGCTGCGAAATCCACAAACTGACACCATTCTCAAAATCTCCACTTCCCATCCTACGGTGTGCTGCCTCCGTGTTTGTCGTTATTTGGAATCTCCTAGAAAGGCTATACGGGGTGAATACTCGTAACACCATGGAGGAGAGAACCCAGAGCTAGTGAGAGGCCACCAGTGCTGGGCTACAGTTCTCATGTGGACGAGCCCCTTGCATCTCTCGCGGCTTGTTGGACTGCCAAGGTGAGACAACTTGGGCTGGACATCCAGGTAGGACCCTGAGGCTGGGCAGCCTtattcaccccccacccccaccccagtggcCCTGGCTGCAGGGCAGGTCCGGCTTTGTGGGACACAGGGTTGGTGTTAGAGGTAGGGAACAGCAAGCCAGTGTTTTCATCATCCAAGGAGACCTCAGCTGTGAGGGGCTAGAGTGACCCACACAGGGGAACAGggtcctcgtgtgtgtgtgtgtgtgtgtgtgtgtgtgtgtgtgtggccacacGTGTATGTATGAGCACACGTATACGGCAGACGGATGTAACTGCCAGACAGATGCTGTTTATCTGAAAAACTCTGGAGGTGAGTCCCCAGAGCGGCTGCTCTAGGGGGGCTGGGCCTATTTAAGTATTCTCCCTTTGTCTTTCAGAGCAGGGGGCTCTGACCTCATTTCCCAGCAAGGCGCCTTAGGTCTAGGAAGCGAGCATCTTCCCCTCAGTGAGTCCCAGGCTAATCAGCCGCCAGCCCTGTGTGGGCAGCTGGAGGGGGCTATAGGGGTTCCTTCCCATAAACCTCCTGTGGGGCTGGGGTAGGTGGTGCTCAACCCATCTCCAGTGGTTGCCCTCCCCGGGTTGTGAGGGGGAGATTAAACCTACTCCCCCAGGTTCCAGACCCTTTCTGGGGCGGTCTGTGTTGACCACCCCCACGCTGCTACAGGCTGGGGCAGCCTTGGGGACTCAGCGCACAGCCTGTGTGCTAATTGAGCCATGTCTGGGGTCGCCTCTGGGCTCCAGCCGACTGTTCCcccctctctgtgcctctctcctcttttcaATTGCACAGTCTCCCTGCCGCCCTCCCTGCTGGGCCGGGCCTCCCTGCAAGCCTCGTGGCCCCCGCTCGGTGCGGgcctgctgctgccgctgcacAGCCCGCCCAGCCTCGGACCGTGCTGGCCTCCAGAAGTGATAGCTAATTGGGGAGAGAAAGGGCTCGATTGTCTGCGGCAGCCGGAAAGGCCTGGAGGAGGCGGCCGCTTCGCCCTGCAGCTGCCGCCGCCGGAGATGTTTGGGGATTACGTCAGCCTGGCGGGCAGGGGCCGCGGGGACAGCGCGGGAGGCGGGCTCCCGCAGGCCTCCCGCCGCCAGGGCCTCTGGACAATGCTGCCATTGTCGGTGCACGGAGTGCTTAGCTCCCCATGAATGGTACACGGGCCTCTTGACCAAGGAGGCCGCCTATAGCCCCAACTGTCCCCTCACAGGCGGGGAGGCCCAGTGCGGTGGGAAGGGCTGGCTGTGGACTGCACAGATCTGTCCCTCAGAAGGGGCCACCGGCAAGCACGCAGGCCTGAGATCAGGCCCCagtgaggctgctgctgctgctgttgctgctgctgctgctgctctaccCTGTGTGGTGGCCTTCCTCCTCAGCATGGGCTCCTGGCTGGGGGACACTGCTGGCCCTGACCCACTCATGGTGCTACTGGTTGTCATCCTCCTGGTACGCTTCATCCTGTGGTCCTGTCTGGGGACCTATATGGACTACAGGCTGGCCCGGCCTCGGCCTGGCAAACCCAAGGAAGAGTAAGCCAATCAGGAAGAGACCCAATCAGGAAGACTGTGTGCTGTGACTCTATCATGCTGCTTCTGTGGGTTGGTAGGAGGTAGTGGGGCACCCACCTGTCATCGAGTGCCACAGACACCTTCCTGCAGGACACTGTTACTCTCCCTTGCTCTACCCCTCCTCACCTGCCCCCAAGAGCCTCTGGTTTGGGTTAACCTCCCTAGCCTTCACCAGCCAGGCAGGTACATGATCCTCATGTCCCATCCAGTGTGCTGAAACCAGAGAGCAGTAGAAGAGACAGAAGTTCCTAGAGTCCCAGAACCTGCTCAGACTAATTAGGACTATTCCCACAGGAGGGTGTTTGCCCATGCGGGCTGTCAAAGCAACCATTGTTACCAGGTTCTAGACCACCATGACAGTGTGTGCGCCAGGAAAAGTCTGGCTATCCCCAATCTCTAATTCTTTGTAAGCGGCTGGGGTTGTGCAGTGAGGCCACGAGGACAGCCGTGACCATTGCTCCCAGGGCCAGTGCTGTCATGGAACTCTGATGTCCTAACTGGTCACTGGAGGCAGAtagctgcctcagtttccctgagaAGACCTTAGGGAAGGGTCCCAAAATGGTCTTATGAGCTGGAGTTCAAGCCCAGCTCTTAGGCCCTGAGCTCGCTCTGCCTGTCGGAGCCTCAGTTTCCCGCCTTGTTGTCATGAGATGAACCTATGGGGTTGGTGATGCAgcttttaagattttgttttagaGACTCACCTGGGCAGCCCAGGTGGTATTGGATGGAAGAGTTCACAGCTCACACGTGTGTGAATATGTGCTTCCCCTGTGCGAGAGAGCCAACGCTCGTGAGAGAACGCCAGGAGATGGGGTCTGCCAATCTCACGTGACTCCCCAGTTCCATGGCCGTGGTCAGTAGACCTCTGTTTCCCCCTTGAACCAAATCGTGTAGTAGACACCTGTGGGCAATCGAGGCTGCTGTGTGGAAGTTCTGGGACGTAGCATGGACTCACTTCTGCTTTACCCTCTCTAGCACATGGTTTAGGGCTTTGTGGCTGCCAGAAGGCTGCGGCCACTTCAGGGACTTTACATGACTTCCATGTCCAGAGACGGTACAATAGAGAGACAATACAATGTCCCCCAGGAATCCCAAGTTTTGGATCTCATATTCCAGAATAACGTCACAGTGTCTTATCCTCCTGGCTGTTGCTGCAATGATAAATAGTGTAGCAAAAGTGACTTACAGGCTGAGCTCATGGTTCCAGGTCAGTCCATGAAGGCTCAGAAGCTCCTGGCAGGAGTATGAGGCGTCTGCTCTCAATGTGCCTGAAGTTGGAGGAGGACAAACAGTGTATGCCCCTCCCGGACTCTGCCACGGACCTGGGCCACTCTTTTCTGTTATGGCCCTTCGGGGACTGGTTTGGGTACTTTGGTGTGTCTGTGCTCACCCCTCTGGGCACTGGCTTTATCTGAACCTTTATCTTTATCTGAACCTTAGGATGATAGACAAGTCAAACTTTGGCACCTTCCTTGGCTTGCGTTGGTTCCTTGGGGTCCTCAAAAATGTCTCAGTGATCTGATGATGGGTCATGGATGGATACttgccatcccagcacttgggaaggagaagcaggaagctcagaagctcagggtcatcctcagctacttagtgagttcaggctagcttgggctatatgagaccttgtttcaaaacagaaagcaaacaaaaccagaccCTCCACCCCAAACAGAGGCCCCAGCACAAAAGTTCCCAGATGAGACAGATATGCCCTTGTCACAGACATCTGTGAGACTGCCCCTCTGCTCACCGCTGGCACAGAGGGCAGTGAATGGCTGAAAATGACAGCAGGCCTGTGAGGGGGTTTTGTTACTGGATGTATAGTATTTCCCTGAATCCATATGTTGGAACCTTCATCCCCAGTGCGCTCAGCACCTAAATGTGGAGGCAGGATCTTGAATGAGATGATGAAGGAAAATGCGGTCACATGGCATGGTCCCTAACCCTGAGGTCACATGATGTGGTCCCTAACCTCGAGAAACTGGTGTCCttagagaaaaaaagagactagcacacagcctgtgtgtgtgtccagagggTAAGCATGTGAGGAGGCAGGGATGACATGCTGTCTGCAAGCCAAGGAGAGAGGCCTCAGGAGAATCAGGCCCGGGACACTTCCACCTTGGACTTCTGGCCTCCGGCATGTGAGGTAATGGAGCCTGTAGTGTAAGCCTCTCATCTGAGGTGCTCTGAGCTGACAAACACGTAAACTGACAGATGTAGCTATAAACACAAGGCATGACCGAGTGCTCCCAGCTCAGGAGTCTCCACAGCTGTGATGTGGACTCAGTACAGCACTGGCCTACAGGTGGATTGCGTCTGGGAGTCACAGACAGTGGGCAGAAGTTCTGGAAATGGAGGGTAGCCTGAGTAGGTGAATGTAGCTAtagaccacaaaaaaaaaaaatgtgaccagTGCAAATGTTGATGTGTGGTGATTGTGACTTTAAAGGCTGGGTTCCTTAGACTCTGTCACAGCACATCAGAAATAGCTTCATATGAGTTCTGCAGGAAAAGGGTGGCATTTGGAGcatattgaaataaaatgtacaagtccattttcctgcttcttttaGTGAGTTTCCATGGGATTACTTGAAACATTAACAGGGTGTGCACAATTGACATATTTGTTCACAATGGACAGTTTCATTTGGAGAATGATCTACAACAGtgatattttctgttttgaatgagatttttgagagagagagagggagggagggagaagaggagaggagaggagagaggagaggagaggggaggggaggggagaagaggagaggggaggggagaagaggagaggagaggagagcagaggagaggagaggagaggagaggagaggagaggagaggagaggagaggagaggagaggagaggagaggagaggagaggagaggagagagcagtggGACACAAATCAAATCAGGCACGGCTGACTGGGGTCATCCCATTAAGACAGCCTGGTAGAGCTCGCCATGGAGAGTCCCAGCACAGCCTCTGTCCCCTCAGGTGAGAGACTTCCAGTAAAAGGACAAACAGCAACAGATAGAGACGAGGTCATTGTCTTAGGGGtctattgtgaagagacaccatgaccaaggcaactcttataaaggcaaacatttcattggggctggcttacaggttcagaggttcagtccattatcatcatggtgggaagcgtggcagcatgcaggcagacatggtgctggagaaggagctgagaggtctacatcttgatccacaggcagcatcAGGAGATTGTGCACCATGCTTGAGcatatgaaacctcaaagcccacccccacagtgacacacttcctccaacaaggccacatctcctcacAGTGCCATCCCCTATGGTCAaggattcaaacacatgagtcaatgggaccatacctattcaaatcaccatggTCATCAAATGGGACTCTTGCATCATCCAGCAGAAATCGACTGGAGAAGTTGAGGCATCAGCTGGAGTTCGTGATGGAGCTTTCTCTCCGTGGCTGAACTTCTGACCTCTCCATTCCACTGCAGGGCTTTTATATTGTAGGGTAAGGATAGGTAACCTCTGTTGGGAATGGCCACCTTCCAGCTGTTCTCAAGGGCACAGAAGCTTTACTTTGGGCTCTTGCATTTGTGTCTCTCCCTGTCACAGAGTTGGTGGGAAGAGGGCAGTCATCCCCATATCTTAGAAGGCACACTGAGACAAACATGGGTCTAAAATGGGGGAACTTTTCAATGAACTCAAAAACTCATGGAAATTTACTAATATATTGTATGCTACAGATCGTCGGTCACAGTGTGGTGACAATGGTAGGAGCTGGTATCTAGTGTGTCATAGGAACACAAAGAGGAGGCTCTCGGGTAACAGTGTGCCTCATGCTGCACATCAGAACACACAAGAGGCAGCCAATGCAGTTTGTGAAGGGGAAGTCATAGCCTCCCAAGCCTATGCTCacaagaaggaatgaaggagcagGGTCATGGCACCTGAAGGTAATACTAGTACTCAGGAGTCACAGGCAGTAGAATTACTGTGAATCTGAGGTCAGTCtaatttacatagtgagttccaaccaggcctacatagtaagaccttgcctcaaaaacaaaaataaataatacattttaaaaaatggttgagCTGGACATAGTAACatattcctttaatcctagcactcaaaagAATGAGGCAagaaaatctctgtgagttcaaggccaccctaatCTTCATATAGAGGGACCCtgcctaaaacaacaacaacaaaagcaattgAATCAACAATCGTACCCAAATAccagattaaaaatattttagataggagttgtactggctgattttgtatgtcaacttgacaagctggagttatcacagagaagggagcctcccttgaggaaatgcctccatgagatccagctgtcaagaattttttcaattagtgttcaagcagggagggcccaaaccattgtgggtggtgccattcctgggctggtagccctgggctctataagaaagcaagttgagaaaccaggggaagcaagccagtaagcagcattccccCATGGTAtctgcatccactcctgcctccaagttc
This portion of the Apodemus sylvaticus chromosome 1, mApoSyl1.1, whole genome shotgun sequence genome encodes:
- the Smim38 gene encoding small integral membrane protein 38, translating into MGSWLGDTAGPDPLMVLLVVILLVRFILWSCLGTYMDYRLARPRPGKPKEE